The DNA region CTGTTTCAGGACAGCGTCTATGTCTTGACGCCACAGGGCAAAGTGGTGGCCTTGCCCAAAGGATCGACACCGGTTGATTTTGCCTACCATGTCCACACCGACCTGGGGCACCGCTGCCGTGGGGCCAAGGTCGATGGCAAGATCGTACCGCTGGATACCTCACTGGACAACGGGCAGCGCATCGAGATCCTGGCGGCCAAGCAAGGTGGCCCGAGTGTGGACTGGTTGCATCGCGGCTTTTTGAAAAGCCCACGGGCCATGCAGAAGGTGCGTGCTTGGATTCGCGCCCAGCATACTGACATTGCCATCCACGAAGGCCGCCTGGTATTCGAGCGCGAGGTCGCCCGGCAGGGCATCACCCAGCCCAAGCTGGAGCAGATCGCTGAGAAGCTGGGCTATGCGTCGGTTGACGAGTTCTATAAGGCATTGGGCCATGACGAAATCACGCTGCGCCAGCTGGCAGCGGCGTTGCACCAGGCAGAGTCGCCCGTTGTGGCGGAGCCTGAGCCCGCGCAGTTGGTGCGGCAATCACGCGCTTCCCGCCATAGCCAGGGGGTGTTGATTGTCGGTGTGGACAAGTTGATGACGCAGCTGTCCAAGTGCTGTAAACCTGTGCCGCCCGACGATATCGTCGGATTCGTCACGCGTGGCCGTGGGATCAGCATCCATCGCAGCCAATGCCTGACGCTGAAACGGCTGTCGGCCCACGCGCCCGAGCGGCTGATCGAGGCCAGCTGGGGGCATCGTCAGGACACAGTGTTCCCAGTTGAAATCGAGGTGGAAGCACACGACCGGCAGAGCCTGTTGCGCGATATTTCAGATGCCATCATGCGTGACAAAGTGAATATCACTGCTGCCAATACCTTGTCCAAGGATCATCGCGCCTTCATGCGTTTTACCGTTGAAATCCGCGATGGCGAGCAGCTACGGCGGATCACCACCTTGATCCGTGATGTGCCGGGTGTCATCGAAGTGACCCGCCGCTGACAGTGCCGTAGCTGACTGGGTCGAAGGCTTAGCCTTGATCGCCTGGGCTCCTATGTCCACTATCTACGGGATGTCACGCGGCATGCGGTGCTGTGCCGATATGATCCGATACAGGTGAGGACGCGGCGTGGATCGAACCTTCCGATGGGTTGGCCATTTCCAGCAAGATGCGCTATACCGAAAGTGGGAAGTGGATTTCTTGGCTGTAGCCTGAGCTGACAAGCAATGGTGGTGCCGCGAGCGTCTGATTGGCCATCCCCAAGATGAGGAGGGTGTTGCATGAATATCAATGGTTTGAAGAGCTTCAATGCGTCGATGTCACAGACTTTGACGCAAGTGACCAGCCAGATCTTCAGTGATGTGCGAAGCGGTGCGGACCGCGTAGACAGCAAAAAGCAGCAAATTGCCGATGCAAGCCTGCAACGCCTGCAAGATCAGGCTGCACGTGCCGAGCAGCGCGCCAGGATCGACATATACGTTTGAATTTGTTTCAGCTGAACGCATCTTGCCCGACGGGCAAGATGCGTTTTTCATTGCATGGCTGGATTGGCGGGCACGCCACCCCGACTGGGGTGTGAGATGGTTGGGCCGTTGCCTGCCACCCAGCGTAGGGCCTTTCAAGTGGCCTGCAGGTGGCTGAAGGGAACGAAGCTGACCAGCTCGCCAGCCTTGATGGCCCGCCCAGCGGGAACGTCCACCAGCCCATCTGCCCACGCACATGAGGTCAATACCCCAGAGCCCTGATGCGCAAACAGGGTGGCCTCGGGTGCGCCGGTCATCGAGGCTGTCAGTCGGGCGCGCAAGAACTCGCGGCGCTTATCTGGCTTGGGCCAGTCAAAGCCTGCTGTGACCTTGAGCGGCGCGGGTAGAACTTGGCTGGCGCCCTGGCAGGTCAGGATGAAAGGCCGCACGAACAGCAGAAAGGTGACGAAGGCCGACACGGGATTGCCGGGCAGCCCAATGAACGGAGTGGTGCCGACTTTGCCCATGGCCAATGGCTTGCCAGGCTTCATGGCGATACGCCACAGATTCAGGCTGCCTGTCGCCTCGATGGCGGCTTTGACGTGATCTTCCTCACCGACCGATACGCCACCGCAGCTCAATATCAGATCGGCTTCGGTAGCTGCACGTTGCAGGGCATCCTGGGTGGCGCGCAGGTTGTCGGGAATATTGCCTTGGTCCAATACCTCGCAACCCAGATTGGCCAGCAGGCTGGTCAAGACATAGCGGTTGGAGTTATAGATCTGGCCAGGGCCGAGCGGGCTGCCTGGATCGACCAGCTCGTCGCCGGTTGACAGGATGGCGACTTTCAGCGCACGCCTGATTGGCAGTGTAGCCAGCCCGACCGATGCCGCCAGGCCTAGCTGGGCGGCACCCAGCCGGCTGCCAGCAGGCAGGATCACGCTGCCCTGGGCAATGTCTTCCCCTTTGCGGCGAATATGTTGCCCCAGTTTGACGGGCTGCGTGACGCGGATCATTTCGCCATCACTGATGGTGTCTTCCTGCATTACCACTGCATCGCAACCGGGAGGAATGGGCGCACCGGTGAAGATGCGTGCAACGGTGCCGCTCTGCAGCGGCTGCCCGACAGTGCCGGCAGGAATGCGTTGGCTGACCGGTAGCGCACTTTGTGGGTCCGCCGCCAGATCGGTCACGTTGACGGCATAGCCATCCATGGCACTGTTGTCATGAGGGGGGACATCCAGCGGCGAGATCTGATCGATGGCCAGGATGTGTTGATGGGCCTGGGTCAGTGGCACATCGACGATCTGGGTGGTGATGGTGGCCTGGGCCAGCACCTGGGCCAGCGCCTCATCGACGGTCAGCGGGGTGGGGTGAGTCATGTTTGAATCCAATCCAAAATAAATTGTGCGATCTCGTCGGCGCGGTTCAGGTCAAGCCTTGGCAGCGGGGCGTCAATCCATTGATCACAGGCAATGGCAACGATATCAGGGTCATCTGGGTGCAGCATGGCTTTGCCCAGCGCGGGTCGATGCACCTCCAGCTTGGGTATCGGCTCACGCTTGAAACCCTCGACCAGGACCAGATCGCAAGGGGAGAGGCGGGCGAGCAGATCGGTCAGCGAAGGGGAGGGCTGATCACGCAGCTCATGCAACAAAGCCCATCGTTGGCCGCCTGCCAGCAGCACCTCGTGTGCGCCAGCCTGGCGATGGCGCCAGCTGTCTTTCCCTGGTTGATCCAGCTCAAAATCGTGGTGAGTATGTTTGATCAGCGAAACCCGCAGCCCTTTTGTGGTCAAGTGGGGCAGGACTTGCTCGATCAGCGTGGTTTTACCGCTGCCAGACCAGCCTGCAAAGCCAAAGGTCTTCATTATTCCTGGCCTTGCCTTTCGAGCATCTGCTGAATGGCATCGCACAGATCTTCGTATTCATCATGGGACAGGTGCAGGTGATCCAGCACGGCCCGGCCTATGGTGGGCCATTCCTGGTCGCGTGGCAGGTGCAGGAAGCCGTGCGAGATCTGCTCGCCCAGCTTGGCCAATGCAACCAGCGTCCGCACTTCATCGGTGATCTCGCTGCTGGGTTCGGTGAAGACCGTGCCGTCGTGGTGCGTCAGAATGGCTTGACCAATGGATTCCGGTAAAAACCAGCAGCGCGCGACCAGATAACCGATCACTGCGTGGTGGGTGCCATGGCGATCCATTTCGATGGTGGTGAAGGGCTTGTTGCGCGAGGCATAGGCCAGATCCAGGGTGTCCTGATAGTCCTTGAAACGGGCCAGCAACAGGGGGATGCCGCAGTTCTGGAACAGGCCGAAGGTATAGGCTTGGTCACGAACTGGCAGGTTCAATTGCACGGCCAGGAATGCGGTGACTTGTGCATCGAGGGTTGCCATGTCCCAGAACCGCTCGACATGGTAATGGCCATCGCACTTGAGCGCATTGCGCAAAGCCAGATCGGAGGCCAGGCGGATGGCATTGCGCACACCCAGCAGGATCACCGCGTGCGGAACCGATGAGACGCGCTGCGGCAGGCCGAAGAAAGGTGAATTGACGGTTTTCAGCATGGCGGCGGACAAGCTGACGTCCTGGCTGATGAGTGCCGCGATGTCGCTGGGCTCCGGATCCCCTCCCTGCTGGGCTTCTTGCAATGCCAGCATGATGGTTGGGCGGGGGGGAATGACGATGCCGCGCAGTAATTGATCAGAATCTTGTGTGGTGATTTGCATGACAGGCTCAACAAACGTGCTCATATGAATTTTAACTCATAAATCCCGTCTGAACCTTGAAGACGGCGCAATCCGTATTGCGCCGCATCAACTGCAATGCCGTCACTTGTCGGCGGGTGCCTTGGCGGGTTTCAGGCGGATGACGCCTATGATGATCAGCCCCATACCAGCCATCTGCCACCAGGATAGCGATTCCCCAAGCCACCACCAGGCAAACAGAATCGTCAAGGCCGGGCCGAGTGCGCCAATGGCAGCCGCGTCGGACGTGCCCATGCGGCGGATGGCCTGGGCGAGCGCCCAGATCGGCAGTACGGTCGAGAACATCGCCATGGCTGTCGCATAGCCCCAGATCTGGATCGGCAAGGCAGCTGGCTGCGTATTGGCATCGGTAATGGCCCAATGGGCCAAGACCATCAGGCAGGATGCCGTGCCCGACAACCCGGTCAACTGCATCGGGCCCAACACGCCAACGACTTTGCCGGTGCCAACGTAATAAATCGCGTAGGTCACGGCACTGGCAAAAACCCATGCGCCCCCTAGCCAGACTGATTCCTGCGAGCCCAGTTGCAGGTCGTGCCCGAATGCAATGGCCAACCCCAGATAACACAAGCCAATGGCTTGCCAGGCGCGGTTGCTGGGGGGCTTGCGCATCAGCACGGCCTGGATCAACAGCACCATGGTCGGGTAGAGGTAAAGGATCAGGCGTTCCAGCCCGGCGGTGATATGGCGCAAGCCCTCGAAATCGAACAGACTGGACAAGTAATAACCCAAGCAGCCCAAGGCCACCACCTGCCCAAGCCGCGAGGCGGTCAGCGGCACGGGTTTTTGTTGTGCACCCAGGCGGGCCATCCACGCGAAGAAGGGCAGGGCGATGGCCATGCGCATGGCGAGCAGGGTCGTGGCACTCACTGGCGCAGTCTGGTAGGCGAGCTTGACGAAGATGGCTTTCATCGAAAAGCCAAATGCAGCCAAAATGGCCCAGCTATAACCATCAATCTTTTTTAACATGGCAAGGGGTTTGTGTTCATATTGAGTGGTGGAGCTGCCATTTCTGTGGCAGGTATGCATTGCATAGAAATGCATATAGCTATGTGCAAACCCAAGAGACTAGTCGAAAAAAAGAGGGGATTCAATGGCAAGCCTCGGGTGGCCACCGATCTGGCAACGACCCGAGAGCGTGCGCCCCGGCTGGTCAGGGGCTTATTTGGCCAGCTTGGTCTTGAGTTGGCCGGAGAGTTTGTCCAGCACATCGGGCACCAGGGTTTCGGTGAATCCAAACAGAAATGACCAGACACCCAGGCGAGCCAGTTGATTGCCGCCCTTGCACGCAGCGGTGGATTGCCCATCTGGCAGGCCACTGCAGGATAGGAGATCGATGCAGGGTAGCAGCGAGTCGATGACTTTCTGACCGAGCAGCGTGTTCAGCAGCCCGCTATTCAAAAACAGCATGCCGATCAGGGAAAATATGCCGCCCAATACGACGCTGGTGAAGACGGAATCACGTGCATAGGCCAGCTCGGCCATTTCCCCGATGTGCAAGGGGCTGGTTGCATCGGCGGCCAGCTTGCCTTGTTGCGCTCGGCGCAACACACTGGCGTAGGCGCCGACCATGCCCAGCGCCACTACCCAGCAGGTCATGACTGTGCCGACGCAGCCCCAGGCGTGTTGGACAATTGTGCCCAGTGTCAATAATACCGACAGGCTGCATGCCAGTCGGGCACCCAGGCTGATACGGACGGCCCGTATCCAGCGTTGCTGCATCAGGCTTTTCGATAGCCGCCATTGTCGCTCGCGGGTCATCTCCCGCGACCATGCCAGCAATTTCACCTTATAGCCGGCCATGACTTGTTCACGTTGTGCTGGTGTGACCTCTGCGCTGAAGCTGGGCCGGGCGGGGATTGCCAGTTGATTCACGCCCAGGCCCGACAGCATCTGTGCCCGCAATTCGAGTTGATCCAAGGTCAGGGCGCTGAGCAGGTTCTGTTCCATCTGAAAAATCTGCCGCCAGCGAAGATCCTGTTTGTCATGTACCGCATGGGTAAATGCCTCACAATCCTCTAGAACGCGGGCATCGGTATCGCGGGGCAGGTTGCCAATCTCAGCAATCAGCAAATCAATGCATAACTGTTTGATGGTGGCAGAGCGCATGATCGGTTTTGAGTTGAACATCATTCATCTCCCGCTGGCGGTGCGGTTGCCCTGTTGATCAGGGGCGGTTGACCGGCGCGTAGGCTGTTGCTGTAGTTCCAGGTTCACTGATTACCAGTGATGCCTGCATCCTGTCTGTAACGGAGGGGTGGACATCGATGTGCTTGGGAAAGCACCGTGGCATACGAGGCTTGATCGACCAAGGTGCATGAATCCAAGGTTGGTGTGCAACGCCCGTCTGCGCTGCAGTTGGTGTCTGTGGCACAGCACGGGCAAGGTGTAAGCCACATGGCAGAAGCGCCTGTTGCATCCAGTCCAGCGCAATGTCTGACAGCTCACTTTCGTGATCGCTGGTCGGGTAGCCACCCCCCACGTCGGCATGGGCACCGGGGAACAGCATCTGGGTGATGCCGGTACGCTGATCCCACAGCGTGGGGGAGAAATCGGGCCGCATCTCATCCAGCGAAATGGCGTGCAAACCCATGACCACCTTGGGGTTGAGCGCCGTATCCGCAAAGCGGAACATATCCAACCGTTGCTGGGTCTCGTCATCATAGGTTGGGATACCCAACGACCCGACCGTATCCCAGACGGCAACGGCCTGAATATGATCCACCGGCGTGTAATCGCGGTCGGATGGCGGCTTGGTGAAGTTGAGTGGAATCTCACGGATCAAATCCGACAGCTTGCTGAGCAGGTTGCCATCTGCATCTTGCCGGCCTTGGCGATAGTCACGCCAAGTCTGAATGCCCAACTGATAAACCCGCTTTTTGTCAGGGTCGCATGCCAGGGGCTGGCTCAGCAGGCCCTTGCTGCAGATCAGTCCCGCCAGGGCGCGGGCCGTGTAAGCCCCTCTGCTGAACCCGGTGATGTAGATGTGATCACCCGGCTCATAATGCCTTGAGATGAAGGTATAGCCACGCACAATGCGGCAGATGGTGCCTACTCCCAACCCGCCGCCAAATATCTGGATGAACAGGTTGCTGGAATCCCCCACGCCATGTAGATACTTGGCCACTTGGAGGGGGTGCCCATCCTGCATGGCATATTTCTCCTGCTCGTCTGCACTGCATGCTGATTGAGCAACCTCCCCCGCCAGGTTGTTGAACAGCTTATAGACATTGGTGGGGTCTGCGATCTGATCATTGTTTTCATCTTGCTGCGGGCCATTCCAGGTTCCGTCGGCACAAAAAACAATATTCTTGGACATGTCAATGACTCCTTTTTGCCATGTAAAACGCTGATCAGCGGGACGATGAAGTGGAAAAGCGCAGAGGGGATTCCAGTTTGCTGCTCAGGGTGTTTTGGCGGATTGATCTAACCGGATATGCAGAGATTGGGTGGTCAGGAAGCTGTATCAGCAGAGCTGAGTTCGGCAAATGGCCTGTCATCATCTATAAGCAAAATGTAGGCCGGAAGGGGCGATTCGCGCGCGGAGCTGGGATGGATGGGCTGGCGGGGTGCGCCAGGAAATATTTTTATGTTATTTGTATATTTTAATTTATTGTATATTTGGATATAAGTAATTAATTATTTATTCATTTTATGTAAAATTTCTCGACATTGAGCCGGTTGAAAACATTAGCAGCCACACCGCTGCGATCGCCCTGGCGTCAATGCACCGGTCACCAGCTGGATCAATCAAGTGGGTTCCCATGCCAGGTTGCCGGGCTGACAAGCAGTTGCCCTAAGCCAGCGCCCGCAGCATGCCCAGCCAATGGGTTCGTTTCTGTTCATAAGGCAACCTGAATGCAGGGCTGGAGGAAGGCAGCGTCAGCATGTCGATACCCAATGTGGCAATCGCTTGGGCTTGCTTGGCGGCGGTTTTGCCATTGAAGGCAATCAACCGTAGCGCTGGGAGCTGGCGGATCAGTGAGGTGAGATCGTTGTGTCGCTCAGCACGGATCTGGCTGTCCAGACTGCCATCTCGATGTGCATCAGCGATTACGTCCCATAAGGCGATGCGATGCTTGATCAGCAGATCCAGACGTTGTGGATAACTCAATTCCACCAGCGGTTGCTGTAGGAGATCACCCAGCAAGCGCCAGAATTGATTGCGCGGGTGTGCATAGTACTGGGCCGCATCCAGCGAGGCATCACCAGGCAGGCTGCCCAGGATCAGTAACCGGGCATCAGCCTGAAAAATGGGCGGGAAGCTGGGCTTGCGTTGCATGCAATCAGTTACGACGCGCTTTGACCATGGAAATCAATCGCTCGAACAGATTGACATCCTGTTCGTTCTTCAGCAGCGCACCGGCAAGCGGTGGAACAACAAGGCTGGCATCCTGGCTTTTCAACGCATCGGGGGGAATGTCCTCTGCCATCAACAGTTTCAGCCAATCCAGCAGCTCTGATGTGGAAGGTTTCTTCTTGATGCCTGGCAGCTCGCGGATAGCAAAGAACAGCTCCAGTGCTTCTTTCAGCAGATCTTGTTTCAGGTGGGGGTAATGCACCGAAACAATCTGTTGCATGGTGGGTTTGTCGGGAAAGCGGATGTAGTGGAAGAAACAGCGACGCAAAAAGGCATCGGGCAGCTCTTTTTCATTGTTTGAGGTGATGATGATGATCGGGCGGGTTCTGGCTGATACCGTCTGGCGGGTTTCGTAGACGTAGAATTCCATGCGATCCAGCTCGCGCAGCAGGTCGTTGGGAAATTCAATGTCCGCTTTGTCGATCTCATCGATCAGCAGCACGGCTTGCTGGTCATGTTCAAAGGCTTCCCACAACTTGCCTTTGACGATGTAGTTGCCAATGTCCTTGACCCGCTCATCACCCAGTTGTGAGTCGCGCAGGCGGGATACCGCGTCATACTCATAAAGCCCTTGCTGGGCTTTGGTGGTGGATTTGATATGCCACTGGATCAGCGGCAGCCCCAGTGCTGCTGCGACTTCTTCCGCCAGCATGGTCTTGCCGGTACCCGGTTCGCCTTTGATCAACAACGGGCGTTGTAGTGTCATGGCGGCATTGACGGCCATCATCAGGTCTGGCGTTGCCACATAGGAGTTGGTGCCGGTAAATCGAGTCATGGTCAGTGAGTCTGGAGAGGTCAAACAAGCGCTCGATTGTAGCGCACGTGGTTGGCTGCTCAAAGCAATGTGATTGGCTTGCAAGCAGATGCGATGCCGGGTTGGGGGAGCGAGGAAATAGATCGCTATTTCCCCGTGGGTTGGGTGCGGCTTGGCCGGTGTGGGTGTGTTATTCGCCCGCAAAGGCGGTTTCGAGGTCTTCCAGCGTCAGATGCCAATGATCCAGCATGTGGGTGAAAATGGCCATTTCCACCTCGCTGAAGTCCGCATCGGCCTTGGAGAGATCCAGCACCATGGCGCAAAGCAACAGGCGTTTCTTGGGCTCGTCAATGGTATCCAGCAGCTCGTCGATACGCGCCCGGTCAACCAGATGGATGGTGCCATCTTGTTCTGCAGATGCCTCCAGCTCGTCACAGTATTGGTGTAGCACCTCAATGAACTGCTTGCGCGACAGACCGATGATGTCGTAAAGCTTCAGTTTTTCAAGGAGCTCAAGTTCACGATCATCCATATTGCCATCGGCCATCATCAGCATCGCGAGGATGCGAGCCATTGCTTCCGGGCTGTTTTGGGGTAAAGGGGTCATGCTGTTTCGCCTCTGGATTGGGAAAGTCTACTCAGGAATGCAGCCGGGATATCCACAGGTCTGCGTGCCGCATAATCAAAAAATACTACGTTGGTCTTGGCTTTTGCGACTTCCTTGCCTGATTTGAGTTCAGTCAGGCCATAAAAGAAATCGCAGCCATATCGATTGAAATCATCCAGCGCCAGCTTGATCGCCAGTTCGTCTCCATAAAAGGCTTCGGCCCGGTAGACCACGGCGGCATCTGCCAGAATGATGCCATGGCCTTCCACATTCAGTTCGGTATAGCCCAAATGAGCCAGGAACTGTACGCGCGCTTCGTGGATCAAGCTGAGCACGGCATCATTGCCTAGATGGCCACCGTAGTTGATATCGCCGATGCGAAGTCGGATACGGGTTTCGAAATCGACATGTGCCGGTAGTTCAAGTTTGATACGAGCCATGAAACGGGTGATGAAACGAACGGATGAGCCCAGTGTATTAGTTGCCCTTCCATTTTTCAACCGGCAACGCCCGATATGATGAGGTTTGATCGGCATCAGGGAAAGCAATCCGGCAATTGCATCCGGGTTCGCTTCGCAGGTATGCTGACTTGATAGGCAGGGTGAGGTGCGCGACCTGTCCTCCACAGACATGCAAGGAGGTGACATGTATCAACGTATTCTGGTTCCGGTGGATGATAGTGAAACGTCACATCGTGCCTTGGATGAGGCCATCAAGTTCGCCCAGGACCAGCGCGCGAAGGTGCGCTTGATCAGCGTGGTGGATCTGGCCCAGTTCAGCTGGGGTGGAACAGAGTTTCTGGATACGGCTGATCTCCAGGCCTCATTGCGAGATGCGGGGCGTAAAACGCTGCAGGAGGCACAGGCCCGCCTCAAGGCCTTGGCGGTCGAGGCGGAGACACAACTTGTCGAGACCTGGGGGGGGAGGGTGGCCAACCTGATCGTGCAGGAGGCGGCCAGCTGGCAGGCTGATATTATTGTCATGGGCACCCATGGCTGGAGCGGCTTGGATCACCTGATTCTCGGCAGTGTAGCAGAGGGTGTGGTGCGCATCAGCGATGTACCGATTCTGATGATCCGATCGCGGCGATAGTGGTTTTGAAACATCTGAACAATTAGAAAAGAAATCTGTGAGTCAGCAGCCTGTGGTTTTGAGCATCACCCGCCATGATCGTGACGTGGCCGGGTTGACCTATGTGTATCCCGTGGTGTCCCGTCGTGCCGGTGGCGTGTCGATAGGGATCAACCTGAATCCGAACAACGCCTGCAACTGGCGTTGCCTGTATTGCCAAGTGCCCGATTTGAAGCGAGGCGGGGCGCCGGACATTGATCTGGTCTTGCTGGAGCACGAGCTGAGAGCATTCATCGAATATGTGATGAACGGCGATTTCATGGCCACCCAAGTCCCGCCCGAGGCGCGCCGGCTGAATGATATTGCGTTGTCCGGAAATGGTGAGCCGACAAGCGCCAGTTGTTTCCATGAGGTGATTCAGTTGATTGGCCGTGTGATGCGGGATTTTGATCTGCTCGGCAAAATCAAGGTGGTGCTGATCACAAATGGCAGCTTGATGAATCGAACGCTGGTGCGGGAGGGATTGGCCAATATGCGGGCATTGGGCGGGGAGGTGTGGTTCAAGGTGGATCGTGGGACGGCTGCGCAGATGAGCCTGATCAATCAAGTGAATGCCATGCCAGAGCGCGTGCTTCGTCATCTGCGCCAGGCGGCGTTGTCCTGTCCGACATGGGTGCAGACCTGCATGTTTAAACTGGATGGATTGCCACCAGATGATCAGGAGATCGAAGCCTATCTGGCACTGTTGAGGCAGGCGCGGGATGGCGGGGTGGCGCTAGGTGGTGTGCTGCTGTATGGCATTGCTCGCCAATCCACCCAGCCCGAGGCAGCTCGGCTGTCGCCATGTGATGCGGACTGGATGCAGATGCTGGCGGATAAAATTGCAGAGTTGGGGTTGCAGGTCAAACTCAGCATCTAGATGCTGGCATCTTTCGGCTGGGTTGATATCGCATGGCTTGATCCGGTCGTATTATTCTCCGTTTGGAGATATACCTGCCGAATAGCAGAAGATCACATTCTTTCATGCGAAAATTCGAAATAGATCATAAATGACGCTTAAAACAAAATAGCCGACTCTCGTCGGCTATTTTGTTTCATGGTTGCGCAAAGAAAGATCAGTTGTTTTCTTCTGCGGCAACGGGCTGCTGATTTTCGCGCGCTTTCACAGCTTTTTTCAGGCTCTTGTACAGATCTGGATGTGTTTCGCGCAGATAATCGATGATATCGAAATCTTCTTTTCTGACCTTGGTCAGATCCAGTTGCTCAACATGCACCAAGCGCAGCAATTCACGTACGGGTTTCGGCATGTTGCGGCCACTCTCATAACGAGAGCCACCGCTCTGTGTGACGCCGATCTTCGTCCAGAATTCTTGTTGATTCAGCCCGAGTTTGCGGCGTATTTCACGCGGGTTGACGATTTTTTCAAAGAGTTTCATGGTTAGGCCCAATCCTGTTGATCCAAGTATGAGGAAAACTAGCCACAGCTTCCCAAAAATTGCCAGATCGGTTTGTTTTGGGTGACATCCAGCAGCTGCCAATGCGGGCAAGCACTCCGATCTGCCATGTGCCTGCCTGAATGTCCCTTTATTGTCATATGATAATATGGCATGCTAGTTGATTCAAGCACTTCTATGCAGATTCCATAAACCAATGGCCATGCCGTAACCAACTGTTACGTATTCTAAATAAAGCCGGGGAATGCGGCAATTTCAATATGAAAAGTTAATTGTCTGCCAGAAAAGACAGGCGCGCAAAATATGCGGTTGGGCTATGCCATTTTTC from Chitinivorax tropicus includes:
- a CDS encoding helix-turn-helix domain-containing protein, which codes for MKLFEKIVNPREIRRKLGLNQQEFWTKIGVTQSGGSRYESGRNMPKPVRELLRLVHVEQLDLTKVRKEDFDIIDYLRETHPDLYKSLKKAVKARENQQPVAAEENN